Proteins encoded together in one Astatotilapia calliptera chromosome 7, fAstCal1.2, whole genome shotgun sequence window:
- the szl gene encoding sizzled, whose product MAVFFTVALMTMACPLLAFDMGQSTRCVAIPHKMHVCKDVGYSEMRLPNFLGHSSLESEVVPHSEDWRPLLQTGCHPQAQAFLCSLIAPVCLDTFIQPCRSLCVAVRESCAPVLACQGHSWPDVLDCDRFPAEEDMCLSHHGKPGIFSKGLPKSACQNCPYVEEAPESKTILDSFCSHDFAVTAKLHRLRLPTGEPEFEIEGRVEFIRQGPLLPYDTQHLLQQWLLINVRCARALVRPGRSQLYVLTGSVQHDGTLSLTRVFPWHRKDANIAVAFRKWKHHRC is encoded by the exons ATGGCTGTTTTCTTCACTGTGGCTCTTATGACTATGGCTTGTCCTTTACTGGCATTTGACATGGGTCAGTCTACTCGTTGTGTTGCCATTCCCCACAAGATGCATGTCTGCAAAGATGTTGGATACTCAGAGATGCGTTTGCCAAACTTTTTGGGCCACAGTAGCCTGGAAAGCGAGGTGGTGCCACATTCAGAGGATTGGAGGCCGCTGTTGCAGACAGGCTGCCACCCTCAAGCACAAGCCTTCCTCTGCTCCCTCATTGCCCCTGTTTGTCTTGACAC TTTCATCCAGCCCTGCCGTAGTCTGTGTGTGGCAGTGAGGGAAAGCTGTGCCCCAGTGCTTGCCTGCCAAGGACACTCATGGCCTGATGTTCTTGACTGTGACCGTTTCCCTGCTGAGGAAGACATGTGTCTTTCTCACCATGGAAAACCTGGCATCTTTTCTAAAG GGTTGCCTAAATCTGCCTGTCAAAACTGTCCTTATGTGGAAGAGGCTCCTGAATCAAAAACAATCTTGGATTCTTTCTGCAGCCATGATTTTG CTGTTACTGCCAAACTCCACCGTCTTCGCCTACCCACAGGAGAGCCAGAATTTGAAATTGAGGGGCGGGTCGAGTTTATCCGTCAGGGTCCTCTGTTGCCTTATGACACCCAGCATCTGCTCCAGCAGTGGCTCCTTATCAACGTTAGATGTGCCCGTGCCCTTGTGCGTCCTGGGAGGTCACAGCTTTATGTGCTGACTGGTTCTGTGCAGCATGATGGGACCCTTTCTCTGACTCGTGTCTTCCCTTGGCACAGAAAAGATGCAAACATTGCAGTGGCATTTCGAAAATGGAAGCACCACAGATGTTGA
- the dbx2 gene encoding homeobox protein DBX2 codes for MVSVQSCTRKNMAGCPPAVPGYGSSGKSFLIDNLLQSQTPSAASKWTTSGHLRRAACEYPRRTWGPEDGALESRTQSLRPVKDLGGPHLPRSDVLSSVFLPSPQYLLACCGGSSPPPVFSKGANIQMWSANASPNSRRGILRRAVFSEEQRKELERTFRRQKYISKTDRNKLAANLSLKESQVKIWFQNRRMKWRNCKEKEVHNIRSPMDELMARGLGQEEEPQNYTNAKTERSSKQKSAKDT; via the exons ATGGTCTCAGTTCAGAGCTGTACCAGGAAGAATATGGCTGGCTGTCCTCCTGCTGTACCGGGATATGGGAGCTCAGGAAAGAGTTTTCTTATCGACAATCTGCTGCAGTCTCAGACACCTTCAGCCGCTTCAAAATGGACAACGAGTGGACACCTGAGACGAGCAGCGTGTGAATACCCAAGGAGAACCTGGGGCCCTGAGGACGGAGCCTTGGAAAGTCGGACCCAAAGTCTTCGGCCAGTGAAAGACTTAGGAGGGCCACATCTGCCACGTTCTG aTGTGCTGAGCAGTGTTTTCCTGCCGAGCCCGCAGTATCTGTTGGCATGCTGCGGTGGGTCCAGCCCCCCTCCTGTCTTCTCCA AGGGAGCAAACATTCAGATGTGGTCTGCTAATGCAAGTCCAAACTCACGTAGAGGGATCCTTAGGAGAGCTGTGTTCTCTGAAGAACAAAGGAAAGAGCTGGAGAGGACCTTTCGAAGACAGAAGTACATTAGCAAGACAGACAGGAACAAACTGGCAGCTAATCTCAGCCTTAAGGAGTCACAG GTAAAGATTTGGTTCCAGAACCGGCGCATGAAGTGGCGAAACTGTAAAGAGAAGGAGGTTCATAACATTCGTTCCCCAATGGATGAGCTCATGGCCCGCGGTCTTGGTCAGGAAGAAGAACCACAGAATTACACTaatgcaaaaacagagagaTCATCAAAGCAAAAGAGTGCCAAAGACACATGA